TCGGACTGAACGGCTTCACTACATAGTCGTCGGCGCCTAATTCCAAACCGAGAATCCGGTCGATCTCGTCTCCTTTGGCCGTCAGGATGAGAATCGGCAGCTTTCGAGTTTCCTTGTCACTCCTCAGAAGCTTGCAGATCTCCAAGCCGTCCATACCGGGCAGCATGAGGTCCAGGACTACCAGGTCCGGCGGGTGGTTTCGAATGATTCTGAAGGCCGTTTCTCCATTAGCGGCCCTGTCGGTACGAAAACCCGCCTTTTCGAAATGATATTCCAGAAGAGACGCTATGTCCTCTTCATCTTCCACGATGAGGATTCTGTTTGCCTGCACTTCGCCTTCCTTGTACTAGAATTGATTGGTGCGTCCGGCGGTATTCCGAGTGTCTAGACATTCCGATCTCCCGATCACGAATCTCGAGAATGCAGGTATGCCCTTCTCTTTCGGAGAAGGTAACGATTTCGAACACCTCTGCGACGCTCCTGCGCGACCCGCTTGTTCACCCGGAACCATCCTTCGAAAAACCCGTATCCTTGCCGGGGCCGGCCTCCGGGACGCGACGATCACCCGACGGTCAGTTCCTTGTTCTACGCAGCCTAGATCGAAGCAGTATGGCCGTAAGACTGACGCCTAGGACCAGAAAGATCAGCACCAGCGCCGTACCGTACTGCAGAGGCCGGGTTTTCTCGATATGGGTGCCTGCCGTAGCCAGAACATATATGTGATACGGAAGCGCCATTACCTCATCAAAAAGGGACCCCGGAAGACGGGATGTATAGAACGTGGCCGCTGTGAACATGATCGGGGCGGTCTCTCCGGCGGCCCTGCCGATTCCCAATATGGACCCCGTCAGGATTCCCGGAAACGCCGCAGGCAAAACCACCTTGTAAATGGTTTGCCATTTGGTGGCTCCTAGCCCTAACGAAGCTTCTCTGTACGTTTGAGGCACGCTTTTGAGAGCTTCCTCGGATGTTCCGATCATGACCGGCAGAATCAGAAACCCCAGCGTCAGGGAACCCGACAAAAGGCTCGAGCCGAACTTCAAAAAGACTACGAAAAGCCCAAGACCGAACAGGCCGAACACCACTGAAGGCACTCCGGCCAGATTGTTGATACCCAGTCGGATGATGCGGACCGTTCTTCCCCCCCGAGCGTATTCGTTCAAATAGACGGCCGAAGCCACCCCGATGGGCAGAGCCACGGCGAGGGCGCCAAACGTCAGAAAAAACGTTCCCACGATCGCAGGGAAAATACCGCCTTTCGTCATGGAATCCAGGGGCGCCTCCGTCAGAAAGGTCCAACTGATGGCTCTCCACCCGTGGAAGACGACAAAGCCGATCATCAGCAGGAGGGTCAGGCACACCATGGTCGCTGACAAGCGAACGACGGCAAACGCGATCTTTTGTTTCAAATACCGAGAACGAAGCGTATCCATACTCTTTATAAAGTGGCTGATCCCACCTGCTTATATTTGTGCGATATCTGATCAGCAATCATGTTGAAGGCGAACGTGATCAAAAACAGGACGATGGCTATCGCGAAAAGGGCATGGTAATGCTCACTCTGGAAAGGCGCCTCGCCCATTTCAGCGGCAATGCTCGCGGGCATGGGACGAACCGGGTCCATGAGACTCGTGGGCACGATCGCTGCGCCGCCCGCCACCATAAGGACCACCATGGTTTCACCAATGGCCCTCGAAATTCCGAGTATCACCGCGGTTGCGATCCCGGACAGGGAAGCCGGCAGCACCACGCGAAAAATGGTTTCCCACTGGGTGGCTCCCAATGCGAGCGACGCTTCCCTCAACTCGCGGGGAACCGCATACATGGCGTCCTCCGAAATGCTGCAGATGGTCGGAATGGTCATGATGGCGAGCATAATAGATGCGTTGAGCAGATTCAGCCCGGTCGGAATATCGAACGTTCTCTGCAAAAAAGGCGCAACGACCACCATGCCTATGAACCCGATGACCACGGAAGGCAACGACGCCAGGAGCTCCACGACCGGTTTAAGAAATTCCTTCATTCGGGGGCCGGCGATTTCAGCGATAAAGATCGCCGTTAATACAGCCAAAGGTATGGCGCCGATGCATGAAACCGTGATCACGGCGATGGAGCCGACGATCAAAGGAAAAATCCCGAATGCGGCGGGGTCATCCGTAGGATACCAATCCCGTCCCAAAAGAAAGTCTTTCAACGACACGACCTTGAAGATAGGAACACCTTCTCTGAACAGGAAGAACAGGATCAATCCCAACGCGGTGATGGAAAACAGGGCCGTCAGCAAGAAAATCATGCGGATGGCGCTTTCTCTGCTCCTCCTCCGGTGACCGCCTCTGCCCGTCCAGGCATCCCCCAAGCCCGGCCCATTTGTATCCGCGGCGTGGTCGGCGAGATTCGCCGTTTCGACCAAAGGAACCTCAATCGATGTTTCTTTCATTGTATGTTCAGCCTGAATGGACTCTCGCGTCCGAAGCTTCCAGCGCGCGAACCGGGGCGACGAATCCAACGCTCACCCCGCGGCGCATGCGCAGCTACGGATTCGTTGTCGGTGCTTAATACAACGGCACGAAACCCTCGGTTTCCACCATTTTCTGACCGGCCGGACTCAGAAGATAGTTGAGATACGACATCGCCGGTCCCTCGGGCCAACCGTTTGTAAACATGAACAAGGCTCTCGAAATCGGAAACGTGCCATTCAAGGCCGTGGCTGGGGATGCCACAACACCGTTCACCGTAAGCCCTTTGAGATGAGGGTTTAGATAGCCGATGCCCACGTAGCCGATGGCGTAGGGGTTCCCGGCCACGGCCTGCGCCACGGCTCCGTTGGACGCCTGAAGCAAAGCTCTGGGCATCACGCGCTCCTTAAGGAGAACCTTCTCTTGCCACACCTCGTACGTTCCGGAGCTGGTGTCCCGACTGATCACCACGATGGGTTTATCGGAGCCTCCCAACGCTTTCCAATTGGTGACATTGCCCGTGTAGATCCCTTTCAATGTGTTGAGATCAATGTCATTCAGAGGGTTGCTCGGGTGCACCACGGGAACGATGCAGTCAATGGCCACCCGGTGAGGCACGAGGTAAACTCCCTTTTCACAGGCCAGCTTGATTTCCTTGTCTTTAACGAAACGGGACGACATGGCAATATCACACGTGCCGTCAATGATAGCCTTGATTCCGTTTCCACTGCCGCCGCCGGACACGCTGATATTGACGTCTTGATTGCCCTTCATAAACAGCTCTGCGGACTTTTGCCCGATGGGAAGCACGGTGGTGGATCCGTTAATGACCACATTCGAACCCGCCGCGCACAGACCGCTCACGGCGAATACAGCCAGAATACTCATCAACACGATAACCGCTCTAATTCGCATTCTTTCCTCCTAACGATTCGTTGCTCCAAAGGCCGATGTTCTGCCTGGCCAAAGTATAATGTATTGGGACTCTAACTTTGAAAGATGACGCTCCCGTTGCTTATTTGTGACAATTCTGTTACGAGGCGGTGTTTCTCTGGGCGCGAGCGCAGACAGCTACCGGTCCTGTTGGTAATGGCTGCCCACCGGATTGTCAGAAGGAGGAGGAAGATCAGATAATGCTTTGTTCTGAGTGACTTAAGCTCAACCGTTTGAACGGGCGGCCATTGAAGATCGCCGCCTGCACTCGAAACAGCGCCGGCTTCCATTCCCCGAATACCTCATCTCAACCTATCTTAGACTCAGTTTCTCCGCAGTGTAAACCTTTATGTTGACATGGTTTTCGGATGTGGCGGCGTTTTGTCATAATTTTGTAACTAAATGGGCTTTTCGGTGTAGCTCACCGCGTCGGAACGGGTTTGGCATGGATGCAACCTGGTGTCTCGCTTCCCCTCGTATAGGCTCGTGCGGTATCTATAACGGGGCGTTTCAGCAGCCGAGTTGCTTCAAGTGGGAAGAGTAAGGGATGGAAATCGGAAGTTGGTATCCGAGGGACGGACGTCAAATGGCAGAGAAAAACGATTCAACCCGGAAGGAACCGGTGAAATCCCCTCCAACCGTTTTCTGAACAGGAGCTGCAAGGGCCTTTTAAGGAGACATTTGACGGATTCGTGGATTACAGGATATTGAACTATTGACGATCAAGGATGAATAGAGTATAGACCACCTTTTTGTTTAAATGGAATCCAAGCACGCGCTGGGACCTAGCTGAGACGAAATTCGGAATTCTGCTCCGACATCGGACGGCAGCCACCCGCGAAACGTTCCAGCGGAAGAAACGAATTCAACCCAACGAGTGAATAGAGATCGACGCGGTTTGCGTTATATGCAAGAGGGAGGAAACCAATGGTCCATCGCATCCACAACTTCAACGCCGGGCCGGCAGCGCTGCCTCTGGCGGTGCTGGAAGAAATCCAATCCGAATTCCTGGATTTCAAGAACACGGGCATGTCCATCCTAGAAATGAGCCACCGGTCCAAAACCTACAACGACGTCATCGAGGAAGCTCAGACCCGCATCAAGCGCCTGCTCGGATTGTCGGACCAATACCATGTCCTGTTCATTCAGGGTGGCGCCAGTATGCAATTCTGCATGGTCCCCATGAACCTGGCCGTTGACAACGATGCCGTCGATTATGTCGACACGGGTACCTGGTCCTCCAAAGCCATCAAAGAGGCCAAAATCGTGGGAAAGAAGGTCAACGTGGCCGCGTCGAGCAGCGACAGAAACTACGCCTATATACCCAAGCATTTAGGTCTGAATCCGGGGGCGGCTTACGTTCATATCACCAGCAACAACACCATCAAGGGCACCCAGTGGAAAACATTCCCGGATACGGGTGCGGTTCCTCTTGTGGCGGATATGTCTTCCGACATCCTTTCCCGGCCCATAGACATCGAGCCCTTTGGACTCATTTACGCGGGAGCCCAAAAGAACATGGGGCCCGCGGGTGCGGCCGTGGTGATCATACGCGAAGACATGGCGGCCCGCTCCCCCGAACAATTGCCGACCATGCTGAGATATACCACTTACGTAAAGGAGCAGTCCCTGTATAACACACCTCCCTGTTTCACCATTTATGTCATCCAACTGGTGGCTAAATGGCTGGAAGAAACCGTCGGCGGCCTCGAAAAGATGGAGGCCCTCAACAAACAAAAGGCGGACCTGCTGTACGATACGATCGATGAGACGGACTTCTATCGAGGTACGGCCGACGTGGACAGCCGCTCCCTGATGAACGTGACCTTCCGACTTCCGTCCGAGGATCTCGAGAAGCAATTCGTGGCAGAGGCGACTGAAAACGGACTGGGCGGACTCAAGGGGCATCGCAGCGTCGGTGGATGCCGCGCGTCCTTATACAACGCCACCGGCCTGGACGACGTGAAGGCGCTGGTGGAATTCATGCGGGGCTTTGCGGCAAGAAAAGGATAAGAAGCGCCACCTCGCCTTATGATGCAAGACTCATGGCGCCCTCCCGCCCCGCGGACCCCTCTCGAGGGGCGGGGCGACATGATGGGTTGGCAGGGTCGGTTGAATTCACGCACGAAGCCGACAAATTGAAATTGTCGGGTCAAGCAAGCCACGCGCCCTCTCCCTTCGCCGAAAGGCCAGGGCGAGGGCGCGTAGCATCCCCCGCAACCATTCAGAATCATGAGCAGGTCCCAACACCTCTTTCAATCCTCATACACTTCGATCTGAATTCCTTCCCCCGCAGCCCACTTCACCAATTGGGCCCCGCTATTGCGCGAAGCCGCCACCCGGAGGCTTCTGTACTCTTCTGAATTCAGATCCGGATCTCCATCGGCAGAGAAAGCCTCGCATCGAAAATAGAACCAACGGGCGTACCCTCCAAAGGGAGTTCCGTCTCGAGGTCTGTTGCACGCTTTGACGCCGCGAGCGATTTGCGTGTCGACCGGGACTACGACGTGGTATTCATCGCCCTTGGGCGACACGCCGATATAACCTTCGTTTCCCGTTCTCTCGTCCAACGTACAGCGAAAAAGGTCGGAAAAACGCACGCGTAACCCCATAGGTATTTCCTCAGGTCTCCAGCGCCTGGAGGTCCCGCCCTCCCCCACTCGGATGATTCACGAAATCCTTTACCGTTACTCATTCATACCATGATTCACAAAGGAAACGAAATGAATATGGCCTCCCCCTTTTGACGTTCCACGATTCGTACTTATCTTAAAACGAGATTTTTTTACGTCATGCTTTTCGACATCCAATGCGAAGGAGAACGTATGGACACACGCTCTTGCTTGAAGATGCTGGACGAAGCGATCCGTTTCGAAGGAGACGGACTTCGATATTTTCAGGACGCTGCGAAACGCACCCAAAACGAATACGGTAAACTGATGTTCGAGGCCATAGCCAAGGCGGAGCTTAAACATATGGAGGTCGTCAGAGGAATTTACGATAAGCTGACGGCCTCGGGTCAGTGGCCCGATCAATGCCCTACTTTCCAATCTCCGGGACACCTGAAGAACATCTTCGAGAAAGCGAGGGCGGAACTGAACGATAAGGTTACGGTTAACGCGGATGACGTCGAGGCCGTGAGGATCGCTCGCGAATACGAAGAAAAAGGGATCCGGTTTTATACGGAGTTGAGTGGCAAGGCGGAGAACACCATCGAAAAGCAGTTTTATGAACGACTCACTCAAGAGGAACGGGGACATCTCTTGATTCTTCAAGATATGGATGATTTTTATGCCGATCCGGTCCACTGGTTCTCCAAGAAGGAACACCTGCACTGGGACGGTGCGTGATCCGGCGTTGACGTTCACGCCGCGCCATGGACCTGTGCCCGGTCGCGCAGGAGTTGGGGCTTATGAAGTCGGGCGTATCAGACACAACTAAGTCTATCGAGAACGGAGGTGTGTACATGAACCATCCCATATCCAGAAGGGATCTCATGGTGGGGGCGGGAGCAGCCGCTGTAACTTTGGGTTTGGCCAGTGTAGCGGGAACGGCGTCCTCGGCTGAAATGAAAGCCGCCGGCGTGGCGGGGGAGTGCAAATTGCCGCCTCTCCCCTATGCGTATGACGCCCTGGAACCATTTATCGACAAAGAGACCCTGACGCTCCATCACGACAAACATCATGCCGGCTATGTAAAGGGATTCAACGAAGCCTTGGATGCGCTGGCGAAAGCCAGGGCCGAGGGCGATTACAGCCTGATCAAACACTGGTCCCGCGAACTGGCGTTTCACGGTTCGGGACATGTCCTTCACTCGTTGTATTGGACCAACATGGCTCCCAAAGGAGGCTCCGGCCCGGACGAGAACCTTCTGAATGCCATCAACCAGAGCTTCGGGGATCTGGACAAATTCAAGGCCCAATTCGAAGCCGCTACCGTCGCGGTGGAGGGAAGCGGGTGGGGAGTGTTGGCGTTCGAGCCCTACAGGGGATATCTATTGGTGCTTCAAGCGGAAAAGCATCAGGATCTGACCATCTGGGGCGTCATCCCTCTGCTGATCTGTGACGTCTGGGAACACGCTTATTACCTGAAGTATCAGAACCGCCGCAAGGAATACGTAGCCGGCTTCATGAACATAATCAACTGGGCCGAGGTCGGGAAACGTTATAGCCATGCCGCGAACATGATGCGAAAATAGTGCGGGACCGTTCCTGTTTCTGAGTGTTGCTTTCCGGCTTTCCGACTAATCCTATGTTCGTCATGATCCGCTTTCCGGTCGGTTCCGCCTTATCGGTATGCACTGCGATCGCCTCACCTTGAGCAGTCAAAGGTGACGGGACGGCTCCGTGCTGTGAAGAGGTACTGTCTGTCTTGTTGACTTTCGATGGGCAGTAAAATGCTTTCCGGCGCCCAGGGTTATTGGAGAAATCATGGAATCTTACGTATATGAAATCACCCGGCACGACTCGAAGGAATTCACGCAATTGGTCTATTTCTGCTCGGCGCAAGCGGATTGCGCCCTCGAACAGGTCCCCGGCGATCAGGTCTCCTTTCTCGAGACCATAATGAATGAGCGGGGGCAGGCGGGCTGGGAGCTGATACAGTTGGAATTCGGCACGAACGGTGTTTTGGCCTTCTGGAAGCGCCGAGTCATCTCCCGGGAGTCGGAATAGGCATTCGCACTTCGGAGTTCGAGCTTCGGGGGAATCCGGACGGCGAGTGGTTTTCCCGGGATCGAGGAGCCGGAGCGCCCGCGATACGTGCGTGCCGCGAATTCCTGGGTTTATCCTCTTATTTGACATTCAACCGAAACGCCCTTGTCCAACGTTACGAGCCTTGCACGGCTCGTAACTCGCTTCCGGCCCGTCCCCGCCGTCTTCGGTTACGACGATCAGGCGGATTCGTTCCATCCAACCGCTCCGGCGTGTCTCGGGGAAACCTTCTCGAAAAGATCTTTCCCGATTGGCCGGAAAGCGAATCCTTCGAGGATGGAACTACCGTATAAGGCCGCCGATGTCTGGAATGTTTCCAAAGCGTAGTTAGTATTAAAGGTAAGGGCAGGATTCGGTCCGCCGGTTGGGTGTTTGGATATGCGAACTCGGACACTGGACAATGTCCAGTGTCTGTGCTTCCGGGAATCGAAACCAATGAAAGATGAGGCCTCCGGACATGACTCGTCGTGGATTTCTGACAAAGACACTATCCTATGCGGTGAAGGCAGCCCTCCTCGGTCTGGCGCC
This genomic window from Deltaproteobacteria bacterium contains:
- the pstA gene encoding phosphate ABC transporter permease PstA, whose translation is MDTLRSRYLKQKIAFAVVRLSATMVCLTLLLMIGFVVFHGWRAISWTFLTEAPLDSMTKGGIFPAIVGTFFLTFGALAVALPIGVASAVYLNEYARGGRTVRIIRLGINNLAGVPSVVFGLFGLGLFVVFLKFGSSLLSGSLTLGFLILPVMIGTSEEALKSVPQTYREASLGLGATKWQTIYKVVLPAAFPGILTGSILGIGRAAGETAPIMFTAATFYTSRLPGSLFDEVMALPYHIYVLATAGTHIEKTRPLQYGTALVLIFLVLGVSLTAILLRSRLRRTRN
- the pstC gene encoding phosphate ABC transporter permease subunit PstC; translation: MKETSIEVPLVETANLADHAADTNGPGLGDAWTGRGGHRRRSRESAIRMIFLLTALFSITALGLILFFLFREGVPIFKVVSLKDFLLGRDWYPTDDPAAFGIFPLIVGSIAVITVSCIGAIPLAVLTAIFIAEIAGPRMKEFLKPVVELLASLPSVVIGFIGMVVVAPFLQRTFDIPTGLNLLNASIMLAIMTIPTICSISEDAMYAVPRELREASLALGATQWETIFRVVLPASLSGIATAVILGISRAIGETMVVLMVAGGAAIVPTSLMDPVRPMPASIAAEMGEAPFQSEHYHALFAIAIVLFLITFAFNMIADQISHKYKQVGSATL
- a CDS encoding phosphate ABC transporter substrate-binding protein codes for the protein MRIRAVIVLMSILAVFAVSGLCAAGSNVVINGSTTVLPIGQKSAELFMKGNQDVNISVSGGGSGNGIKAIIDGTCDIAMSSRFVKDKEIKLACEKGVYLVPHRVAIDCIVPVVHPSNPLNDIDLNTLKGIYTGNVTNWKALGGSDKPIVVISRDTSSGTYEVWQEKVLLKERVMPRALLQASNGAVAQAVAGNPYAIGYVGIGYLNPHLKGLTVNGVVASPATALNGTFPISRALFMFTNGWPEGPAMSYLNYLLSPAGQKMVETEGFVPLY
- the serC gene encoding 3-phosphoserine/phosphohydroxythreonine transaminase — translated: MVHRIHNFNAGPAALPLAVLEEIQSEFLDFKNTGMSILEMSHRSKTYNDVIEEAQTRIKRLLGLSDQYHVLFIQGGASMQFCMVPMNLAVDNDAVDYVDTGTWSSKAIKEAKIVGKKVNVAASSSDRNYAYIPKHLGLNPGAAYVHITSNNTIKGTQWKTFPDTGAVPLVADMSSDILSRPIDIEPFGLIYAGAQKNMGPAGAAVVIIREDMAARSPEQLPTMLRYTTYVKEQSLYNTPPCFTIYVIQLVAKWLEETVGGLEKMEALNKQKADLLYDTIDETDFYRGTADVDSRSLMNVTFRLPSEDLEKQFVAEATENGLGGLKGHRSVGGCRASLYNATGLDDVKALVEFMRGFAARKG
- a CDS encoding ferritin family protein; the encoded protein is MDTRSCLKMLDEAIRFEGDGLRYFQDAAKRTQNEYGKLMFEAIAKAELKHMEVVRGIYDKLTASGQWPDQCPTFQSPGHLKNIFEKARAELNDKVTVNADDVEAVRIAREYEEKGIRFYTELSGKAENTIEKQFYERLTQEERGHLLILQDMDDFYADPVHWFSKKEHLHWDGA
- a CDS encoding superoxide dismutase — encoded protein: MKAAGVAGECKLPPLPYAYDALEPFIDKETLTLHHDKHHAGYVKGFNEALDALAKARAEGDYSLIKHWSRELAFHGSGHVLHSLYWTNMAPKGGSGPDENLLNAINQSFGDLDKFKAQFEAATVAVEGSGWGVLAFEPYRGYLLVLQAEKHQDLTIWGVIPLLICDVWEHAYYLKYQNRRKEYVAGFMNIINWAEVGKRYSHAANMMRK